A single window of Bacteroidota bacterium DNA harbors:
- a CDS encoding T9SS type A sorting domain-containing protein: protein MKTFLKQDSIFGNFLSVILFTAFLTVSLLAYPGGESGYTKKGSTPGCTCHTSSPSSSVTLTISGPATLNKGETGSYSVLMTYTSNITGGGMDIAASNGTLAKVDTRLKVLNGELTQPSKQTGTTQLVWSFKYTAPATAGTQTLYATGCAVKSKWNHAPNFTVTVTDPVPASLSLLTPLQGANLLSGSTTDITWSSVNVANVKLEYSTDSGTTWITIISSTPASAGSYSWTVPEVSSETCVVKVSDASNASLSSISGLFSITVPIPEYNIAHLHQNDANGVSLDTGKVVTIKGIVTVGNEFNSPSFLQDSTGGLAVFGRGVGGFSSSIVKGDYIKVTGKVVSYNGLTEINPVSEFQKLDSGLTVEPAEITISDILNQNWGGDETYEGKLIKITGLSLVSQVTTWAGNTNYIITDGTDSIQIRITTGTTLAGQPAPVDAIFTLTSVLSQYKTTAPFNSGYQLMPRGVDDIVITTGVKESETAITDYRLEQNYPNPFNPSTTISFLLPRESNVKLQVFNALGEELESLLDGSYSTGRHSVRFDASNLVSGIYFYKLTAVPVDGSKGFTELKKLVLLK, encoded by the coding sequence ATGAAAACATTTTTGAAGCAAGATTCAATCTTTGGTAATTTCCTTTCTGTTATTCTTTTTACAGCTTTTTTAACCGTCTCTCTTCTCGCTTATCCCGGTGGTGAAAGCGGCTACACAAAAAAGGGATCAACTCCGGGTTGTACCTGCCATACAAGCTCCCCAAGCAGCAGTGTTACTTTGACCATCTCGGGACCCGCCACTCTGAACAAGGGTGAAACAGGAAGCTACTCTGTCTTAATGACCTACACTTCCAACATTACCGGCGGAGGAATGGATATAGCTGCTTCCAATGGCACACTTGCCAAGGTTGACACCCGACTTAAAGTTTTAAATGGAGAACTTACTCAACCTTCAAAACAAACCGGCACTACCCAACTTGTCTGGTCTTTCAAATATACAGCCCCCGCAACAGCCGGCACCCAAACTTTATATGCAACCGGATGTGCTGTAAAAAGTAAATGGAATCACGCTCCCAACTTCACCGTGACTGTTACGGATCCTGTTCCGGCTTCTCTCAGTCTCTTGACTCCACTACAGGGAGCGAACCTCCTCAGTGGCTCGACTACAGATATCACCTGGTCTTCTGTCAATGTAGCGAATGTAAAACTTGAATATTCAACTGACTCCGGCACAACATGGATCACGATTATTTCTTCAACCCCTGCGTCTGCAGGTTCATACTCATGGACAGTCCCTGAAGTTTCTTCAGAGACCTGCGTGGTAAAAGTCAGCGACGCCTCAAACGCTTCCCTGAGCAGCATTTCAGGGCTTTTCTCGATTACAGTTCCGATTCCCGAGTACAACATTGCACACCTGCATCAAAATGACGCAAACGGGGTTTCGCTTGATACAGGGAAAGTAGTAACAATCAAGGGAATTGTAACTGTGGGGAATGAATTCAACAGCCCTTCATTTCTGCAGGATTCAACGGGCGGTCTGGCAGTTTTTGGCAGAGGTGTTGGAGGTTTTTCGTCATCCATTGTCAAAGGTGATTATATAAAAGTTACGGGCAAGGTGGTTAGTTACAACGGACTCACAGAAATCAACCCTGTCAGTGAATTCCAAAAACTCGATTCAGGTCTTACAGTCGAACCGGCTGAAATCACCATTTCTGACATTCTGAATCAGAACTGGGGTGGTGATGAGACCTATGAAGGTAAACTGATTAAAATTACAGGACTCTCCCTTGTTTCTCAGGTTACCACATGGGCAGGAAATACAAACTACATCATAACTGATGGAACAGATTCGATTCAGATAAGGATCACCACCGGTACCACCCTCGCTGGTCAGCCGGCTCCTGTTGATGCAATTTTTACCCTGACATCGGTTCTCAGTCAGTACAAAACCACCGCTCCATTCAACAGCGGATATCAGCTTATGCCAAGAGGAGTGGACGACATCGTAATTACTACCGGTGTGAAGGAATCTGAAACGGCAATAACTGATTACCGGCTTGAGCAAAATTACCCGAATCCGTTCAATCCGTCAACGACCATTTCATTTCTTCTCCCTCGTGAAAGCAATGTGAAACTTCAGGTATTCAACGCCCTCGGTGAGGAACTCGAAAGCCTTCTCGATGGCAGCTACTCAACCGGGAGACACTCCGTCAGGTTTGACGCTTCAAACCTTGTTTCCGGAATATATTTTTACAAACTGACCGCAGTACCCGTGGACGGTTCCAAAGGATTTACGGAACTGAAGAAGCTGGTTTTGCTCAAATAA
- a CDS encoding prephenate dehydrogenase: MTTAVIGIGLIGGSLALDLKRSGFSRHIIGVERDRNHAYEAMELGLVDEIMSLEEAVLKSSLIIIAVPVDASIAVLEQVMKSVTHQVVTDVGSTKELIVKSLVALPNRGRFVAAHPIWGTEKSGPSAAQPGGFNGRITVICDREKCDKDALQTVEAMYDALGMKKIYMDATSHDVHAAYVSHISHITSFALALSVLEKEKEVDTIFQLAGAGFESTVRLAKSSPDTWVPIFAQNRDNLLEVLTEQIDQLSLMKNLLEKKDYRKFYKLIEKANEIRKVLNRE; this comes from the coding sequence ATGACTACTGCAGTAATTGGAATTGGACTTATAGGCGGATCGCTTGCCCTTGATTTAAAGAGGAGCGGATTCAGCAGGCATATCATTGGAGTGGAAAGAGACAGGAATCATGCATATGAGGCGATGGAACTGGGACTCGTAGATGAGATAATGTCACTTGAAGAAGCCGTTTTAAAATCATCACTCATCATTATTGCTGTTCCGGTGGATGCCTCAATTGCGGTGCTTGAGCAAGTAATGAAATCCGTTACACATCAAGTGGTAACCGATGTCGGGTCAACAAAGGAGCTGATTGTTAAATCGCTGGTGGCTCTCCCGAACAGGGGGCGATTCGTAGCCGCACATCCCATTTGGGGTACTGAAAAAAGCGGACCTTCAGCAGCACAGCCGGGTGGTTTTAACGGGCGGATAACCGTAATCTGTGACAGGGAAAAATGTGACAAAGATGCACTTCAAACAGTTGAAGCAATGTATGATGCGCTCGGGATGAAAAAAATCTACATGGATGCAACGAGTCACGATGTTCATGCCGCATATGTCAGTCATATCTCACACATCACTTCCTTTGCACTTGCACTCTCGGTGCTTGAGAAGGAAAAAGAGGTGGATACCATTTTTCAGCTTGCCGGCGCAGGTTTTGAAAGCACGGTCAGACTGGCGAAAAGTTCCCCGGACACATGGGTTCCTATCTTTGCACAAAACCGGGACAATCTGCTTGAAGTTTTAACAGAACAGATCGACCAGTTGAGTCTGATGAAGAATCTTCTCGAAAAAAAGGACTACAGGAAGTTTTACAAACTTATCGAGAAGGCAAATGAGATCAGAAAAGTACTTAATCGTGAATAA